From a region of the Canis lupus dingo isolate Sandy chromosome 5, ASM325472v2, whole genome shotgun sequence genome:
- the SPNS2 gene encoding sphingosine-1-phosphate transporter SPNS2 isoform X4 has protein sequence MRWQGTHAWNQTGSPPHRLRLPVGPEGAVFICSFMVAAPIFGYLGDRFNRKVILSCGIFFWSAVTFSSSFIPQQHFWLLVLSRGLVGIGEASYSTIAPTIIGDLFTKNTRTLMLSVFYFAIPLGSGLGYITGSSVKQAAGDWHWALRVSPIVGMITGTLILILVPATRRGPADQLGGQLKVRTSWLRDMKALIRNRSYVFSSLATSAVSFATGALGMWIPLYLHRAQVVQKSAETCSSPPCGARDSLIFGAITCFTGFLGVVTGAGATRWCRLRTQRADPLVCAVGMLGSAIFICLIFVAAKSSIMGAYICIFVGETLLFSNWAITADILMYVVIPTRRATAVALQSFTSHLLGDAGSPYLIGFISDLIRQSTKDSPLWEFLSLGYALMLCPFVVVLGGMFFLATALFFLGDRAKAEQQALPPSPGADEVPARHVRPAGTRDAMRQISARARPPLIRHLDPRPSLPQGEPAGDAARLHQSLRPCLWAGEEPSLSYSGGISRHPSPAGQSQSHLCDPRPGTHPLWSGPGQWPWLHQVVASPSVEGCVWGSHAVRQTPSPGARLQGAWHLWRKQPPVGVWGTPSLSPRDGALGKPPASPGCGAGQLDFPTWQL, from the exons ATGAGGTGGCAGGGGACTCACGCTTGGAATCAGACAGGGTCACCGCCCCACAGACTTCGGCTTCCTGTGGGACCTGAGGGAGCAG TGTTCATCTGCAGCTTTATGGTGGCTGCCCCCATCTTTGGCTACCTGGGTGACCGCTTCAACAGGAAGGTGATCCTCAGCTGCGGCATCTTCTTCTGGTCGGCTGtcaccttctccagctccttcatCCCCCAGCAG CACTTCTGGCTGCTGGTGCTGTCGCGGGGGCTGGTGGGCATCGGCGAGGCCAGCTACTCCACCATCGCGCCCACCATCATCGGCGACCTCTTCACCAAGAACACGCGCACGCTCATGCTTTCCGTGTTTTACTTTGCCATCCCGCTGGGCAG CGGCCTGGGCTACATCACAGGCTCCAGCGTCAAGCAGGCAGCCGGAGATTGGCACTGGGCCCTGCGG gtgtcccccatcgTGGGCATGATCACAGGAACGCTCATCCTCATCCTGGTCCCAGCCACGAGGAGGGGCCCTGCAGACCAGCTGGGGGGGCAGCTGAAGGTGCGCACCTCGTGGCTCCGTGACATGAAGGCCCTGATCCGCAA CCGCAGCTACGTCTTCTCCTCCTTGGCCACGTCGGCCGTGTCCTTCGCCACAGGGGCTCTGGGCATGTGGATCCCCCTGTACCTGCACCGCGCGCAGGTCGTGCAGAAGTCGGCGGAGACCTGCAGCAGCCCGCCGTGCGGGGCCAGGGACAG CCTCATCTTCGGAGCCATCACCTGCTTTACTGGCTTCCTGGGCGTGGTCACGGGGGCAGGAGCCACGCGCTGGTGCCGCCTGCGGACTCAGCGGGCTGACCCGCTGGTGTGCGCCGTGGGCATGCTGGGCTCTGCCATCTTCATCTGCCTCATTTTCGTGGCTGCCAAGAGTAGCATCATGGGCGCCTAC ATCTGCATCTTTGTTGGGGAGACGCTGCTGTTTTCTAATTGGGCCATCACGGCAGACATCCTCATG TACGTGGTCATCCCCACGCGAAGGGCCACGGCCGTCGCCCTGCAGAGCTTCACCTCTCACCTGCTGGGGGACGCGGGGAGCCCCTACCTCATCGGCTTT ATCTCGGACCTGATCCGCCAGAGCACCAAGGACTCCCCACTCTGGGAGTTCCTGAGCCTGGGCTACGCCCTCATGCTCTGCCCCTTCGTGGTGGTCCTGGGCGGCATGTTCTTCCTGGCCACGGCCCTCTTCTTCCTGGGCGACCGCGCCAAGGCCGAGCAGCA ggCTCTCCCACCTTCCCCTGGGGCTGACGAGGTCCCTGCCCGGCACGTCCGGCCAGCCGGCACCCGAGATGCGATGCGCCAGATCAGTGCCCGGGCCCGGCCGCCGCTGATCCGCCACCTTGACCCCCGCCCGTCTCTCCCCCAGGGTGAACCAGCTGGTGATGCCGCCCGCCTCCATCAAAGTCTGAGGCC GTGCCTATGGGCCGGCGAGGAACCCTCACTGTCCTACTCGGGAGGCATCTCACGGCATCCCAGCCCTGCGGGGCAGTCTCAAAGCCACTTGTGCGACCCGAGGCCAGGCACCCACCCTCTCTGGTCTGGGCCTGGGCAGTGGCCGTGGCTGCACCAGGTCGTGGCCTCACCCAGCGTGGAAGGCTGTGTGTGGGGGAGCCACGCAGTCAGACAGACGCCCAGCCCTGGGGCCAGACTGCAGGGTGCATGGCACCTATGGCGAAAGCAGCCCCCAGTGGGTGTGTGGGGCACACCCAGCCTGTCGCCACGTGATGGGGCCCTGGGCAAGCCTCCAGCCTCCCCAGGCTGTGGGGCCGGACAGCTGGACTTTCCCACATGGCAGCTCTGA
- the SPNS2 gene encoding sphingosine-1-phosphate transporter SPNS2 isoform X5 translates to MVAAPIFGYLGDRFNRKVILSCGIFFWSAVTFSSSFIPQQHFWLLVLSRGLVGIGEASYSTIAPTIIGDLFTKNTRTLMLSVFYFAIPLGSGLGYITGSSVKQAAGDWHWALRVSPIVGMITGTLILILVPATRRGPADQLGGQLKVRTSWLRDMKALIRNRSYVFSSLATSAVSFATGALGMWIPLYLHRAQVVQKSAETCSSPPCGARDSLIFGAITCFTGFLGVVTGAGATRWCRLRTQRADPLVCAVGMLGSAIFICLIFVAAKSSIMGAYICIFVGETLLFSNWAITADILMYVVIPTRRATAVALQSFTSHLLGDAGSPYLIGFISDLIRQSTKDSPLWEFLSLGYALMLCPFVVVLGGMFFLATALFFLGDRAKAEQQALPPSPGADEVPARHVRPAGTRDAMRQISARARPPLIRHLDPRPSLPQGEPAGDAARLHQSLRPCLWAGEEPSLSYSGGISRHPSPAGQSQSHLCDPRPGTHPLWSGPGQWPWLHQVVASPSVEGCVWGSHAVRQTPSPGARLQGAWHLWRKQPPVGVWGTPSLSPRDGALGKPPASPGCGAGQLDFPTWQL, encoded by the exons ATGGTGGCTGCCCCCATCTTTGGCTACCTGGGTGACCGCTTCAACAGGAAGGTGATCCTCAGCTGCGGCATCTTCTTCTGGTCGGCTGtcaccttctccagctccttcatCCCCCAGCAG CACTTCTGGCTGCTGGTGCTGTCGCGGGGGCTGGTGGGCATCGGCGAGGCCAGCTACTCCACCATCGCGCCCACCATCATCGGCGACCTCTTCACCAAGAACACGCGCACGCTCATGCTTTCCGTGTTTTACTTTGCCATCCCGCTGGGCAG CGGCCTGGGCTACATCACAGGCTCCAGCGTCAAGCAGGCAGCCGGAGATTGGCACTGGGCCCTGCGG gtgtcccccatcgTGGGCATGATCACAGGAACGCTCATCCTCATCCTGGTCCCAGCCACGAGGAGGGGCCCTGCAGACCAGCTGGGGGGGCAGCTGAAGGTGCGCACCTCGTGGCTCCGTGACATGAAGGCCCTGATCCGCAA CCGCAGCTACGTCTTCTCCTCCTTGGCCACGTCGGCCGTGTCCTTCGCCACAGGGGCTCTGGGCATGTGGATCCCCCTGTACCTGCACCGCGCGCAGGTCGTGCAGAAGTCGGCGGAGACCTGCAGCAGCCCGCCGTGCGGGGCCAGGGACAG CCTCATCTTCGGAGCCATCACCTGCTTTACTGGCTTCCTGGGCGTGGTCACGGGGGCAGGAGCCACGCGCTGGTGCCGCCTGCGGACTCAGCGGGCTGACCCGCTGGTGTGCGCCGTGGGCATGCTGGGCTCTGCCATCTTCATCTGCCTCATTTTCGTGGCTGCCAAGAGTAGCATCATGGGCGCCTAC ATCTGCATCTTTGTTGGGGAGACGCTGCTGTTTTCTAATTGGGCCATCACGGCAGACATCCTCATG TACGTGGTCATCCCCACGCGAAGGGCCACGGCCGTCGCCCTGCAGAGCTTCACCTCTCACCTGCTGGGGGACGCGGGGAGCCCCTACCTCATCGGCTTT ATCTCGGACCTGATCCGCCAGAGCACCAAGGACTCCCCACTCTGGGAGTTCCTGAGCCTGGGCTACGCCCTCATGCTCTGCCCCTTCGTGGTGGTCCTGGGCGGCATGTTCTTCCTGGCCACGGCCCTCTTCTTCCTGGGCGACCGCGCCAAGGCCGAGCAGCA ggCTCTCCCACCTTCCCCTGGGGCTGACGAGGTCCCTGCCCGGCACGTCCGGCCAGCCGGCACCCGAGATGCGATGCGCCAGATCAGTGCCCGGGCCCGGCCGCCGCTGATCCGCCACCTTGACCCCCGCCCGTCTCTCCCCCAGGGTGAACCAGCTGGTGATGCCGCCCGCCTCCATCAAAGTCTGAGGCC GTGCCTATGGGCCGGCGAGGAACCCTCACTGTCCTACTCGGGAGGCATCTCACGGCATCCCAGCCCTGCGGGGCAGTCTCAAAGCCACTTGTGCGACCCGAGGCCAGGCACCCACCCTCTCTGGTCTGGGCCTGGGCAGTGGCCGTGGCTGCACCAGGTCGTGGCCTCACCCAGCGTGGAAGGCTGTGTGTGGGGGAGCCACGCAGTCAGACAGACGCCCAGCCCTGGGGCCAGACTGCAGGGTGCATGGCACCTATGGCGAAAGCAGCCCCCAGTGGGTGTGTGGGGCACACCCAGCCTGTCGCCACGTGATGGGGCCCTGGGCAAGCCTCCAGCCTCCCCAGGCTGTGGGGCCGGACAGCTGGACTTTCCCACATGGCAGCTCTGA